The proteins below are encoded in one region of Shewanella putrefaciens:
- a CDS encoding DUF4124 domain-containing protein: MLKMTRLTAPLFYIFGLCLLGQPVIAGVIYTWVDEQGVTHYSQQPPEQEQQKANQLYSEDIEPAKVGYVAPTKKEQPQEVSELEKSAALIKEKDAKQAQSICENAKHNLDVLTTHNQLIRQSEDPTKEPEAMTEEERQAAIAQQQERIKLFCDEK; encoded by the coding sequence ATGTTAAAGATGACTAGGTTAACGGCGCCGCTATTTTACATATTTGGGCTCTGCTTGTTAGGACAACCCGTAATTGCAGGTGTGATTTACACTTGGGTTGATGAACAGGGGGTCACGCATTACAGCCAACAACCACCAGAACAAGAACAACAGAAAGCCAATCAACTCTATAGTGAAGATATTGAACCGGCCAAAGTAGGTTATGTAGCACCGACCAAAAAAGAACAACCACAAGAAGTGAGTGAACTCGAGAAATCGGCGGCACTCATTAAAGAAAAAGATGCTAAACAAGCTCAGTCGATCTGTGAAAATGCCAAACATAATTTGGATGTACTGACGACACACAACCAGCTTATTCGTCAGAGTGAAGATCCAACCAAGGAGCCGGAGGCTATGACCGAAGAAGAGAGGCAAGCCGCCATTGCACAGCAGCAGGAGAGAATTAAGCTCTTCTGTGATGAAAAATAG
- the pssA gene encoding CDP-diacylglycerol--serine O-phosphatidyltransferase, giving the protein MQNSSNQTVKNKGIYLLPNLFTTAGLFSGFYAVIASMNANFEAAAIAIFVAMICDGLDGRVARLTNTQSDFGAEYDSMADMVSFGMAPALLAYNWALADLGKIGWLASFIYCAGAALRLARFNTQVGVADKRYFQGLASPAAAAVIASSIWLGNQYSLDGKNISWIAGLVTAAIGLLMVSNFRYHSFKEIDWRGKVNFIAILLVVGVFVVVSVQPALILCIGFYLYAISGPVITIRTVRKLKVAHVVGDNEPSETDTDVETAADIEVEPQNRHEDKP; this is encoded by the coding sequence ATGCAAAATTCTTCGAATCAAACAGTAAAGAATAAAGGTATCTATTTACTGCCCAATCTATTTACCACAGCAGGGTTATTTTCGGGTTTTTATGCTGTGATTGCCTCGATGAATGCCAATTTTGAAGCCGCGGCGATTGCGATATTTGTCGCAATGATCTGCGATGGTCTTGATGGCCGAGTCGCAAGACTCACTAATACGCAAAGTGACTTTGGTGCAGAGTATGACAGTATGGCGGACATGGTGTCCTTTGGCATGGCGCCCGCATTACTTGCCTATAATTGGGCGTTAGCCGACTTAGGTAAAATAGGTTGGCTAGCGTCGTTCATTTATTGCGCTGGTGCCGCCCTAAGGCTCGCCCGTTTTAATACTCAAGTTGGCGTGGCTGATAAGCGCTATTTCCAAGGGCTTGCCAGTCCAGCCGCAGCTGCCGTTATCGCCAGCAGTATTTGGCTAGGAAATCAGTACAGCTTAGATGGCAAAAATATCAGCTGGATAGCGGGTCTTGTGACTGCGGCAATAGGCTTATTGATGGTGAGTAATTTCCGTTATCACTCTTTTAAAGAGATTGATTGGCGCGGTAAGGTGAACTTCATTGCCATCTTACTGGTTGTGGGCGTATTTGTGGTGGTATCGGTTCAACCAGCACTGATCCTGTGTATCGGTTTCTACCTTTATGCAATTTCAGGCCCTGTCATTACGATTAGAACGGTAAGAAAATTAAAGGTCGCCCATGTAGTTGGTGATAATGAACCTAGTGAAACTGACACTGATGTAGAAACTGCCGCTGATATAGAAGTCGAACCCCAAAATAGACATGAAGATAAGCCTTAA